The stretch of DNA TATCCACACCAAGATCCCATATCCACACCAAGACCCTGAACCTACACCAAGACCCCACACTAAGACCTCTGTACCCACACTAAGACCCCAAACCTACACTAAGACCCCAAGACCCCAAACCTACACTAAGACCCCACACCAAGACCCCGTACCCACACCAAGACCCCGTACCCACACTAAGACCCCAAACTAAGACCCCTGTACCCACACTAAGACCCCAAACCTACACTAAGACCCCACACTAAGACCCCTATACGCACACTAAGACCCTGTACCCACACCAAGACCCCATACCCACACCAAGACCCCATATCCACACCAAGACCCCAAACTAAGACCCCAAACCTACACTAAGACCCCAAACTTACACTAAGACCCCAAACCTACACCAAGACCCCACACTAAGACCCCAAACCTACACTAAGACCCCAAACTAAGACCCCAAACCTACCCCAAGACCCCAAACCTACACTAAGACCCCAAACCTACACTAAGACCCCAAACTAAGACCCCAAACCTACCCCAAGACCCCAAACCTACCCCAAGACCCCAAACCTACACTAAGACCCCAAACCTACACTAAGGCCCCACACTAAGACCCCAAACCTACACCAAGACCCCACACTAAGACCCCAAACCTACACTAAGACCCTGCACCCACACCCAAGTCCCGCACCCCACGCCACCCAGGAGGGGTCAATAAAGCTCCTCTCCCCCTCTGCAGGCACTCTGGGCTCTTTGGGGTGAAACCCAGCGGTTTTGGGGCACAGCCAGGGCCGGGTGATGTCAGCTGGCTCATCCCAATCCGGCCGCCCCATGGGAAGCGCCCGGCCTGGgatgggggtgtggggtggggatggggtccTGGGGACACGGTGGGAGTGGGGTGGGTGAAATGGGGTGGCCTGAGTAGCCACGCACCCCTACACACGGCCCTACACACACACGGCCCTACACACAGCCCTACACACGGccctacacacacacagccctacACACGGccctacacacacacagccctacACACAGCCCTACACACAGCCCTACACACACATGGCCCTACACACAGCCCTACACACACCTCTACACACACACGGCCCTACACACCCCTATATGTACCCCTATACACACCTATCCCTACACACACCCCTATTTGTACAACTACACCCACACCTACACCTACACCCCGCACACCCCTATACTTACTCCATACGTACATACTCCATATGTACCTATACCTACACCTACACACACCTACACCTACTCGCACACCCTATGTACACCCATGCTCACCCCTACACGCACACCTATACACACACCTATGCCTACCTACACCACACATACACCTATACGTATACCTACACGTACACCTATACCTAGCCCTACACATACCACTTGTACAGCCGTACCTATCCCTACACACATCATACAAACACCTACACGTGCACCTACACACTCTGTGCATACACCTACCCCTACACACACCATACATACACCTACACGTATCTCTGCACACACGATACGTACAGCTACCCCTACACACACCATACATACACCTACACCCACCTCTGCACACACAACACATATACCTGTACCTACCCCTACACATGCCATATGTACACCTACACGTACACCTCTACCTACCCCTACACACGCCGTATGTACAACTACATATACACCTCTACCTACCCCTACACACACCATACATACACCTATCCCTACCTACACCATACCTACACCTACCCCTACACACACCATACATACACCTACACGTACCCCTACACACACCATATGTACACCTACCCCTACCTACACCATATGTACACCTACACCTACCCCTACACACACCATACATACACGTACCCCTACACACACCATACGTACACCAACACCTATCCCTACACACACCATGCATACACCTACACCTAGCCCTGCACACACCATACATACACCTACCCCTACCTACATCGTATGTACACCtgcacccagccctgcacacACCATATGTACACCTCTACCTACCCCTACACACGCACTATACGTACACCTACACCTACCCTACCCCTACACACACCATACATACACCTACCTCTACCCACACCATACCTACACCTAcacctacccctacccctacctaTACTGTACCTACACCTACATGTACCCCTACACACACCATACCTActcctacccctacccctacccacACCGTATGTACACCTACACCTACCCCTACACACACCATCACTACACCTACACCTACCCCTACCCACACCGTATGTACACCTAcacctacccctacccctacacACACCATATGTACACCTACCCCTACACACACCATATGTACACCTACACCTACCCCCACCTACACCGTACCTACACCTACCCCTACACACACCATACATACACCTACCCCTACACGCACACCATACATACACCTACACCTACCCCTACACACACCACACATAcacctacccctacccctacacACACCATACTTACACCTACCCCTACACACACCATACATACACCTACACTTACCCCTACACACACCATGCATACACCTACACCTAGCCCTGCACACACCATACGTACACCTACCCCTATACACACCGTACCTACACCTACACACACCATACGTACATCTACCCCTACACACACCATACATACACCTACACACACCGTACCTACACCTACACCTACCCCTACCCACACCGTACCTACCCCTACACACACCATACGTACACCTACCCCTACCTACACTGTACCTACACCTACACGTACCCCTACACACACCATACCTACTCCTACCCCTACCCACACCATATGTACACCTACCCCTACCCACACCGTACGTACACCTAcacctacccctacccctacacACACCATACATACACCTACCCCTACACACACCATACGTActcctacccctacccctacccctactcCTACTCCTActcctacccctacccctacccctacccacACCCACCCAAGGGACAGTCgctgccccccaacccccccggcTCCCACCCGGGCCAAGCCCCTGGGGGCCGGCCCCGTTCCGAGCCGTGCCGGGCGTggccccgcccccggccccgccccctccggcGGCAGCCAATGGCGAGGCGCCTCTCGCCCCTCCCTGCGGGGCCGCGCCGAGCCGGgctgagccgagccgggccgggagAAGGGagcggcaccgggaccgggCGGGACGAACCGGGATAAACCGGGATAAACCGGGATAAACCGGGACGAACCGGGACGAACCGGGATAAACCGGGACAAACCGGGACGAATCGGGCCGAACCGAGCCGAACCGGGACAAATCGGGATAAACCGGGACGAATTGGGACGAATCGGGATAAACCGAGCCAAATCGAGCCGAACCGGGACAAATCGGGATAAACCGGGACGAACCGGGGCGAACCGGGACGAACCGAGCCAAACCAGGACGAACCGGGACGAACCGAGTCAAACCGAGCCGAACAAACCGGGCCGAACCGGGATAAACCGGGACGAACCGGGACGAATCGAGCCAAGCCGGGACAAATCGGGACAAACCGGGACAAACCGAGCCGAACCGGGACAAACCGAGCCGAACCGGGACAAACCGAGCTAAACCGGGACGAACCGAGCCGGGACAAGCCGAACCGGGCTAACTTGGCCTGAATTGCCCCGAACCGGGCCGAGCCGTGCCCGGGGACGGCTCCGGGCGCTCCCCGCTCAGCAGCGGCCGCGGGGGCGCGGctcggcccggctcggccccgTGCCCGTGGGCGCGatgcgggggggccgggccccgctctgcctcctgctggccctgcagctctgcccgcCGCAGgtccgggggggccggggctgggctgctcctgacaccccctttcccttcctttttcccctttttcccctcctttttcccctttttcccctcctttttcccctttttcccttcctttttcccctttttcccttcctttttcccccatctcccttcctttttcaccctttttcctcccccctttcccctttttcatccccctttttccttcccccttccccttttccctttttcccctatTTTCCTTGCCCTTCTCCCTTTTTcaccccccttttccctttttcacccccctttttcccccttttctccccccttttccctttttcctccccctttttccccctttttcctccccccttttccccttttcccttcctttttccccctttttcaccccctttttccctttttcctcccccttttcccttttccctccccccttttcccttttccctccccccttttccctttttcctccccatttttcccttttttctcccccttttccctttttccttcccccttccccttttccctttttccccccttttcccttttccatccccccttttccctcccccttctcccattttcctcccccttttccctttttctcccccttttatccccccctccccccgtgGGAGcggcctcccccccccttccccttcccctcccctcccctccccgtccccatctGGCCGCAAGCTGGGACCCGGGGGGGGGCCCCTCGGgaccgcccccccccagcccccacccGCCGGGACCCAGCGCTGGGGGGGGAGGGCCTCAATCAGCGCCTTTGTtcatggggggggggcatcGCCGTGTGAGCAccccaaaattattttttgggggggctccAAATGATTTTTGGGGTTCCGCAGTGCAGGATCCATCCCTGAACATGGGGCAGAGTtaaaggggaaactgaggcacggagggCGTGGGGGGCACCCGGATTttttgacccccccccccccaaaaaaaaatttaatccTTCTCCCCGCAGGTGCCGGCGCGCAGCCAGCAGTGCCCGAGCGGGACCTACACGGAGGATGGGGAGTGCTGCGCCTCCTGCCCCCCCGGATTCGGGGTGGCCGTGCCCTGCGGCCGCACCAACACCCAGTGCGAGCCCTGCGCCGAGAGTgagtccctgtccccatccccatccttgTCCCCATTCCCGTCCCCAtgcatgtccccatccccattgcCCCCACCCCATCCACGTCCCTATTCCCGtgcccatccctgtccctgtccctgcccccaTTGTCCCCCGTCATCCCcctccatgtccccatccccattcatgtctccatcccagtccccatcctccctgtccccattcccgtccccgtccccattcctgtccccatccatgtccccatccccatcatccccatcccatgtccctgtccccatcgtCCCAgtccccattcccatccccatccatgtccccgtccccattcCCGTCCCCATCATCCCCATCCATGtccccatcctgctccccatcctccCCATACCCATcgttcccatccccatccttgtccccatccccattcacgtccccatccctgtgcccatccccatccctgtccctgcccccattgtccctgtccccatcccagtccccatcctccttgtccccattcccatccccatccgtgtccccatccccatccccatcatcCCCATCCCTTATCCCCATCCTTttcccaaccccatccccaccatccccatccccacatcactcccatccccatcccaatccccatccccatccccattccccccACCATCCCCTTCtcacccccctcacccctcTTTTCCTCAGACCAAACCTTCTCTGCGGTGAGCAGCGCGCTGGAGCCGTGCCGCCCCTGCACCCCCTGCGCCCCCTCGCAGCCCCTCGCCCAGCCCTGCACGGCCACCCACGACACCCTCTGCGCCCCCCGCTGCGCCCGCGGGCATTACCGACCACCCGCCGGCAACGGGACGGGCCCGGGGAGGCCGTGCCAACCCTGCCGGCTGTGCCACGAAGGCTACGGTGCCGTCCGACCCTGCGCCCCCACGCAGGACGCCGAGTGCCAGCCGTGTCCCCAAGGTTTCTACTCGGAGGAGCGCAGCGCCGAGGCGCCCTGCCTGCCTTGCCAACCCTCCTGCGGGCCCGGCGAGGTGATGATCCGCGCCTGCAGCCGCCTCTCCAACACCCTCTGCATGGGTGAGAGCCGTGGGGAACGTGGCCGAGCtcgccgtgcctcagtttccccatccgTAGCCCCCACGGTGCGCGCGCCCCGCGTTGCGCACCAGGGCGCAcggcggggaaaaaaaaaccttggggaggtggggggggggccccaAAATCCCGCACCCTCCTGGGGCTGGCGTGGGTTGTCTGAGTTTATACGGGGTGGCACCGAGGCACCGAGCCCCctctgagcccccccccagagTTATATTTGCGCCCCCCCTTCACGGGGGCCACCGGCAGCTGCCGCCCCGCGGCTGTCATCGCGGCCCCGCGCGCCGAGCAGATGCTCCCGGCAGCGCCGGCGCAGGGGCTTTGATGTGGCCaggaagggatggggagggcctgggggggttggggtaGGGGGGTGGGGGCCTCTCTGTTCCATTCCCCCTCCCAGAGCCGGCTCCGGTTTCCtcccaaccccccaaaaccccgtGGACCATCCCTGGGGTGCtggtttggggacccccccctgcCCAACCTGCCCCCGTTCccaggggaaactgaggcagcagagctgggtgggaggggggggggtggatcATTGGGACTCCCTTAATCTTTGCCGGGGGGGGGCTTTatccctgcagagaaggacctgcaGATCCTGAAACGGGCGGAGGGGGACCCCCAAAAGGAGCCCCGGCAGCGGCAGCCGGCCCCGGGGGCCAGCGCGGCCCCCACCGCCTCGGCCGCTTCCTCCGAGTTcatgctgcccccccccgaggacACGGGCAAGGACATCATCCCCGTCTACTGCTCCATCCTGGCCGCCGTGGTGGTGGGGCTCCTCGCCTACGTGGCCTTCAAGTGGTAAGCTTTGAAGGTTtcgggggccgtgggggggaacgtggaggggttttggggggtgcaGGGTGACCCCCCCATCCCGTGCAGCTGGCACACGtgcaggcagaagcagcagctggccAAGGCGCGCGCCGGGGAGCTGGGGACGGCGCCCGAGGGCGAGAAGCTGCACAGCGACAGCGGCGTCTTCCTGGACACCCACAGCCTGCAGGAGCCCCACCAGCACGGCAAGGGTGAGCAGCGTCCTCcccgccccggggggggcaccggttttggggatgggattgtCCCCCGAGGTGGTTTTGGCCATTGCGGGTATGGGGTTGGGGAGCGCCCCAAGCCTGGTGGCATCtggagggggttttggggtcgcAGAGAGGGGTCAGGGAGCATCTGGAAGGGGTTGGGGAGCGCCCGTAATTCGGGGACCACCCATGTGGGGTTGGGGTGCAGCGTAAGGGGCACAAAAATGGGGTCAGGGAGCATCCCCTGGAGTTGGGGAGCACCCGCACCTTGGGGGGCAGCACCTCGGTGCCCTGAGGAGCACCCGGATAGGGTTGGGGAGCCCCCTTGGGGAGCActtgggtgggatttggggacacccaACCCCCTGGGGAGCATCACAGGGGGACAGCCCCCACGTGTGATCAGGGAGCCCCCACATCCAGCTTCAGGAGTCACCATAGGAGCAGCAACGCCGGTTTTGGGGTGGGACACGATGCATTTCGGGGTGCCGACGCTGACCCCTTCCCTTTCAGCACCCCGTCCCGAGGGGCGTCCCTACGGCGCGCTGCCCCCGCagcggcaggaggaggtggagaggctgctggagaccgggggtcccgggggggacTGGCGCATCCTGGCCGCCCGCTTGGGCTACGGGGACGAAGCCATCGGCACCTTCGCTCGGGGCCAGGCGCCCGCCCGCACCCTGCTCGCCGCCTGGGCGGCCACCGAAGGGGCCACCTTGGAAGCCCTCTGCCTGGCCCTGGCCGCCGTGGGTCGCCAGGACGTGGCCGAGCGCCTGGCGGGGCCGGGGGACGCCAGCTCCGTGGTGTGAGCGCACCCCCGAGGGGCTTTTGGGGCCACCGCCAGGATTTGGGGACGCCGAGCCCCTCGGGGACGCCGCCCGCAGTGCCCTGGGGACGGGCGAGCCCCCGGGTGCCGGCAGCGGTCTGGCACCGGGTGTTCTTTTTTAAGCCGTTTTTGTACTTTTTTAGGAgcgtggggtgggggggggaaggccttttttgtatttttgggGAGAGGGGGTGCATTAAACAGCCAGACGTGCCGTGGTGTCGCTCCTTTTGTCACCGTGACGCGTCCCCtccgtccccgtgtcccctccatccccgtgtcccctctgtccctgtgtccccctgCCCTTGGGGCCCTGGGGGGGGTACACGAGGGGCTGGAGGCggctgccccagcacccagggaCCCTCTGGGgccaaccccacagcccccaagctcagcagcaccagggagGCCAAACACCAGAATGAGCACTTTTAGCCCCAAAGTGCCCCTGGGTCACCCCAAACTGCCCCAGGACACCAAAACCCCTCCACCCCCTGCGTTTTGGGGCTCAGAGGGGTGTAAAAAGGGTCAtggagggggggtccccgtcCCCAAATGGGGAGGGATGCCGGGGAGGGCCACCCTGcagtgccaccaccaccctTTGCCACCTCCTGCCGCGCCCAGACACCTTTTCCAGGCCAGGTACGGTGTTGAtttcatcttattttattttttttttaattttttttacataaaaagtTCCGTAAAAATTGAATAAAGTAAAATGATTTAAGCAGTAAAATCAATCTTTATCAACAGAGCACGAGGCCTGCCAGAAATCCAGGGGCGGCCTGTTCCTGAATATTTACATGATAACAGATTAAACCTTGCAGAACAAAAACGAGGAAACGAACAAATAAAACGAAAcgaaacgaaaaaaaaaaaaaaacgaaactATCCTTACAAAGTGTTCCCGTGATATCAGCACGTGTTGggctaaaagcaaaaaaaaataaaaaataaaaacagaacaaaaattatCAATATATTCACATATACGTTAAAATATAATACAGGTCTTGGTGACACGAGGTGCGCGCGGGGAGCGCGCCGAACAGCACCGCCGGGGTGGGCGCCCGGGTCAGcctggggagaggaggtggtGGGGGGGCTGGGAAGAGCGCTCCCACCCCGCTCTTCCTCGGGGGGGCCGTGGGGACAGCCCCGCTTCTGCAGAAATTCACAGGTCGGTGTCAAATCGGGGAAGGGAAATTCGGCGGCGGAGAGGGGTCCgcgcccgcccggccccggagAGGGGGGGAATTCGGTGGTGGTTTTACTCCAAGTCCGTGTCCTCTTTGGGTTTGTAAATGGCCCCGAATTTCTGCATGTATTTCTTAATGTACTCCTTCGTTTTGTGTTTCACATTCTCGTTGCACTCCAGGTCCTCCGGGTTCTTGCAGTACTTCAGCTCCTTGTTCATGACGCCGTGCGTCAGCTGCGCGGGAGGAGAGGCGGGTCaaggagcggcggcggcggcggcactGCGCTCgctgccctccccagcaccttTATTAAAGCTCCCTCTGGACAAACAGCCCcaatttcccttccttccctcatcCCAAAAACCTCTCCGCAACCCCAAACGCGTTACCTTGCGTGCCAGGTGCTTGAAGTCCTCCGTCGTGGTTATCCGGCCCACCTTGCAGTCGGGTTTGCGGTAGGGGTTGAGGCACTGCACGATGAACTG from Anas platyrhynchos isolate ZD024472 breed Pekin duck chromosome 2, IASCAAS_PekinDuck_T2T, whole genome shotgun sequence encodes:
- the LOC140001650 gene encoding tumor necrosis factor receptor superfamily member 16-like translates to MRGGRAPLCLLLALQLCPPQVPARSQQCPSGTYTEDGECCASCPPGFGVAVPCGRTNTQCEPCAENQTFSAVSSALEPCRPCTPCAPSQPLAQPCTATHDTLCAPRCARGHYRPPAGNGTGPGRPCQPCRLCHEGYGAVRPCAPTQDAECQPCPQGFYSEERSAEAPCLPCQPSCGPGEVMIRACSRLSNTLCMEKDLQILKRAEGDPQKEPRQRQPAPGASAAPTASAASSEFMLPPPEDTGKDIIPVYCSILAAVVVGLLAYVAFKCWHTCRQKQQLAKARAGELGTAPEGEKLHSDSGVFLDTHSLQEPHQHGKAPRPEGRPYGALPPQRQEEVERLLETGGPGGDWRILAARLGYGDEAIGTFARGQAPARTLLAAWAATEGATLEALCLALAAVGRQDVAERLAGPGDASSVV